The following are encoded in a window of Roseimaritima ulvae genomic DNA:
- a CDS encoding mechanosensitive ion channel family protein, with protein sequence MPGTVDATNTSDISTTDSGANSDSAAFDLMAELNNLRQLDADQIHTAVTQYVLPALAALAVILVGYFVAKFLSRIVSAPVIKRVDETLGKFVGKFTFYGILAGISLATLSKIGAPVGGLAALVAATGFAVGLAFQGTLSNFASGVLLLVFRPFKVGDVVNAGGIMGKVNEIDLFTVTLDTPDNRRIIVPNSSISGGTIENISFHKHRRVEVLVGVEYAASIDETRRVLTEAAEAMRPHLVDGPSRGYAVILDNLGASSVDWKVRFWAHSSEFFDVKEQLTGQIKQRLDQAEIGIPFPQMDVHVTGMDAAATPQRIKPRPRAGRQVA encoded by the coding sequence ATGCCCGGCACCGTGGACGCTACGAACACCTCTGATATCTCAACCACCGATTCAGGCGCGAACTCCGATTCGGCGGCTTTCGATCTGATGGCCGAACTGAACAACCTGCGGCAGTTGGACGCCGATCAGATCCATACCGCGGTAACCCAGTACGTGCTGCCCGCGCTGGCTGCCTTGGCGGTCATCTTGGTGGGCTACTTTGTCGCCAAATTCCTGTCTCGCATCGTTAGTGCTCCGGTCATTAAACGCGTGGACGAAACACTGGGAAAGTTCGTCGGCAAGTTTACGTTCTATGGCATCTTGGCCGGCATCTCCCTGGCGACGCTCTCCAAAATCGGAGCTCCCGTGGGTGGCTTGGCAGCCTTGGTAGCCGCGACTGGCTTCGCCGTGGGCTTGGCCTTTCAGGGGACGCTGAGCAACTTTGCATCGGGAGTGCTATTGCTGGTCTTTCGCCCCTTTAAAGTCGGCGACGTGGTCAACGCCGGAGGCATCATGGGCAAAGTAAACGAGATCGACCTGTTCACCGTGACCCTCGACACACCGGACAATCGCCGCATCATCGTTCCCAACAGTTCGATCTCCGGCGGCACCATCGAAAACATTTCGTTTCACAAACATCGTCGGGTCGAAGTCCTGGTGGGCGTGGAGTATGCGGCCAGCATCGACGAGACGCGGCGGGTGCTGACCGAAGCCGCCGAAGCGATGCGTCCCCATTTGGTCGACGGCCCGTCACGAGGCTACGCGGTGATCCTGGACAATCTGGGAGCCAGCAGTGTGGACTGGAAGGTCCGCTTCTGGGCTCACAGCAGCGAATTCTTCGACGTCAAAGAACAGCTGACCGGGCAGATCAAGCAGCGGCTCGATCAAGCCGAAATTGGAATTCCGTTTCCGCAGATGGACGTGCACGTCACGGGCATGGACGCGGCGGCCACTCCGCAGCGGATCAAGCCGCGCCCCCGAGCCGGCCGGCAGGTGGCGTAG
- a CDS encoding alpha/beta hydrolase — MLLAAGLLTCFSAANSFAQPGGRPGAKQERPFEVVAIETRDGVRLRAAFFASDKGKDAVPVMIIHEWGGQAGPYLPLGLALNKAGCAVLIPDLRGHGGSMTYPVPGGGTEEFDIGDMGPAHVKAMLTQDLESCKAFLKEKNDKEELNLNALTLVGIKEGCVLSMEWAVSDWNFPSIGSRKQGQDVKALVLISPEEIHKGFRVEKAFRDRFVWRLPTLIVAGKASPEADAANKIYRRLVKLRARVSRGDPEGLELELANAKLSGVALLKADPSVTGSVVKFVEDEIIANILQHRWVSRSE; from the coding sequence ATGCTGTTGGCAGCTGGACTGCTCACCTGCTTCAGCGCCGCCAACAGCTTTGCACAGCCCGGCGGACGTCCCGGCGCCAAACAGGAACGGCCCTTCGAAGTAGTGGCGATCGAAACACGTGACGGCGTGCGATTGCGAGCAGCCTTCTTTGCTTCGGACAAAGGCAAGGATGCGGTGCCGGTGATGATCATCCACGAATGGGGCGGTCAGGCCGGGCCTTATCTACCCCTCGGACTGGCGCTCAACAAAGCCGGCTGTGCCGTGTTGATCCCCGACCTCCGCGGACATGGCGGTAGCATGACCTACCCGGTGCCCGGCGGCGGAACCGAAGAATTTGACATCGGCGACATGGGCCCCGCACATGTCAAAGCGATGCTGACGCAAGACCTGGAATCGTGCAAAGCCTTTTTGAAAGAGAAGAACGACAAGGAAGAGCTGAACCTCAACGCCCTGACTTTGGTAGGCATCAAAGAAGGTTGTGTGTTGAGCATGGAATGGGCGGTCAGCGATTGGAACTTCCCCAGCATTGGTAGTCGCAAACAGGGGCAAGACGTTAAAGCCTTGGTGCTGATTTCGCCCGAAGAAATTCACAAAGGGTTCCGCGTGGAAAAGGCCTTTCGTGATCGCTTTGTCTGGCGTCTGCCTACGCTGATCGTGGCAGGTAAAGCATCCCCCGAAGCCGACGCGGCCAACAAGATTTACCGCCGCTTGGTGAAACTTCGCGCTCGTGTCAGCCGTGGCGACCCCGAAGGCCTGGAGCTGGAACTGGCTAACGCAAAGTTAAGCGGTGTGGCGTTGCTGAAAGCTGATCCGAGCGTGACGGGCAGCGTTGTCAAATTCGTCGAGGACGAAATCATCGCCAACATCCTGCAACATCGTTGGGTCTCCCGCAGCGAGTAG
- the typA gene encoding translational GTPase TypA, whose amino-acid sequence MRRDDIRNIVIIAHVDHGKTTLVDCLLRQSGQFRDTQLKGERILDSNDLERERGITILSKNIALPYRGVKINIIDTPGHADFGGEVERVVQMADGALVLVDAAEGPMPQTRFVLEKALEAGIKPIVVVNKVDRPDGRPTEALDEALELLADLGGEEQLDDVRYVYTSAKEGFATLDPATPGTDMRPLLDLLVDTLPGPEVDPDAPLQMLVTTLDWSEYVGRIAVGRIRAGTIEPNQTIQLHQANGSETTKIAGLYTFDNLGRTATDQATAGDIVAIEGLAEVEIGDTVAAVDNPNALPRLTVDEPTLEMVFSVNSSPLVGREGKYVTTRQLKGRLMKELERNVALRVEMVEGTEAYAVRGRGVLHLAILIETMRREGFELSVGKPRVIFKDVGGKTHEPFEVLNVEVPTDNMGPVMELVGLRRGQLEEMQQRGDYSLLRFLIPARGLIGLRTRLLNMTRGTAIIHNRFHSYQPVEGDVPRRSNGVLVSMVSGKAMPFALFALQERSDFFVGPGEEIYEGMIVGENARDNDMTVNPCREKKLTNMRASGSDENVILKPPRDLSLEAALEYIEDDELVEITPTKIRLRKIRLKENERRRSGRRMANA is encoded by the coding sequence ATGCGTCGCGACGACATTCGAAACATCGTCATCATTGCCCACGTCGACCACGGCAAAACCACCCTGGTCGACTGTCTGCTGCGGCAGAGTGGGCAGTTTCGTGATACCCAGCTGAAGGGCGAGCGGATCTTGGATTCGAACGACCTGGAACGCGAACGCGGGATCACGATCCTTTCCAAAAACATCGCCCTGCCGTATCGCGGGGTCAAAATTAATATCATCGACACCCCTGGTCACGCCGATTTTGGCGGCGAGGTCGAGCGGGTCGTGCAGATGGCCGACGGGGCCCTGGTGCTGGTCGATGCCGCCGAAGGCCCGATGCCCCAGACCCGGTTTGTGCTCGAAAAAGCCTTGGAGGCCGGCATCAAACCGATTGTGGTGGTCAACAAAGTCGATCGTCCCGACGGACGGCCCACCGAAGCTCTGGACGAGGCCCTGGAATTGCTGGCCGACCTGGGCGGCGAAGAACAGCTGGACGACGTCCGCTACGTTTACACCTCCGCCAAAGAAGGCTTTGCCACGCTCGACCCGGCCACGCCCGGAACCGACATGCGGCCTCTGCTGGACCTGTTGGTCGACACTCTGCCGGGCCCCGAAGTCGATCCCGATGCTCCGCTGCAAATGTTGGTGACCACGCTCGACTGGTCCGAATACGTTGGTCGAATTGCCGTGGGTCGGATTCGGGCAGGCACCATCGAACCCAACCAAACGATCCAGCTGCACCAGGCGAACGGTTCGGAAACCACTAAAATCGCCGGCTTATACACCTTCGACAATCTCGGCCGCACGGCCACCGACCAGGCCACCGCCGGGGATATCGTGGCCATCGAGGGACTTGCCGAGGTCGAGATCGGCGATACGGTCGCCGCGGTCGACAACCCCAACGCCCTGCCGCGGCTGACAGTCGACGAGCCGACGCTGGAAATGGTGTTCAGCGTCAACTCCTCGCCGCTGGTTGGCCGCGAAGGTAAATACGTGACCACGCGTCAGCTGAAAGGTCGGCTGATGAAGGAATTGGAACGCAACGTTGCGCTGCGAGTCGAAATGGTCGAGGGCACCGAAGCGTACGCCGTCCGCGGCCGTGGCGTGTTGCACTTGGCGATTCTGATTGAGACCATGCGTCGCGAAGGTTTTGAGCTGAGCGTAGGCAAGCCGCGCGTGATCTTCAAAGACGTCGGCGGCAAAACGCATGAACCCTTCGAAGTTCTGAACGTCGAAGTTCCCACCGACAATATGGGTCCGGTGATGGAGCTGGTGGGTTTGCGCCGCGGGCAATTAGAAGAAATGCAGCAGCGTGGTGACTACAGTCTGCTGCGGTTTTTGATTCCCGCTCGCGGTCTGATTGGTTTGCGAACCCGGTTGTTAAACATGACCCGCGGCACCGCGATCATCCACAACCGCTTCCACAGCTACCAGCCCGTCGAAGGCGATGTGCCGCGTCGCAGCAATGGCGTGCTGGTCTCGATGGTGTCCGGCAAGGCCATGCCCTTTGCGTTGTTCGCGTTGCAGGAACGCAGCGACTTCTTCGTGGGTCCAGGCGAAGAGATTTACGAAGGCATGATCGTTGGTGAAAACGCGCGGGACAACGACATGACGGTCAATCCTTGCCGCGAGAAGAAACTGACCAACATGCGTGCCAGCGGCAGCGACGAAAACGTGATCCTCAAGCCGCCACGCGACTTGTCGCTGGAAGCGGCACTGGAATACATCGAAGACGACGAGTTGGTCGAGATCACGCCCACGAAGATTCGTCTTCGCAAAATCCGCTTGAAAGAAAACGAGCGCCGCCGCAGCGGCCGCCGCATGGCCAACGCCTAA
- a CDS encoding zinc metallopeptidase: MFFDPIYLLFVGPFFLLGLYAQWRIKSTFTEMSKIPAEMSGAQAARVMLDSAGLHSVQIEPIGGRLSDHYDPRGKVLRLSPEVYGQRSMAAVGVACHEAGHAMQDAQRYAPLVIRNAAVPTANIGSNVGIWMFIIGMFMQQPLLQWLGIIAFAAVVFFQVINLPVEFDASARAKRQLVAQGIISDYESQYVSKVLNAAALTYVAATLQAIATLAYLIFRASDRR, translated from the coding sequence ATGTTTTTTGACCCCATATATCTGCTGTTCGTCGGCCCCTTCTTTCTGCTGGGGCTGTATGCCCAGTGGAGAATCAAGTCGACGTTTACCGAAATGTCGAAAATTCCCGCCGAAATGTCGGGCGCCCAAGCCGCACGCGTGATGCTGGATTCGGCCGGCTTGCATTCGGTCCAAATCGAACCGATCGGCGGTCGGCTGTCAGACCACTACGACCCGCGCGGCAAAGTCTTGCGACTGAGTCCCGAAGTTTACGGTCAGCGTTCGATGGCGGCCGTGGGAGTGGCTTGTCATGAAGCCGGGCACGCCATGCAGGACGCCCAGCGCTACGCGCCGCTGGTAATTCGCAACGCTGCCGTCCCCACCGCGAATATCGGCTCCAACGTGGGGATCTGGATGTTCATCATTGGGATGTTTATGCAGCAACCGCTGCTACAGTGGCTGGGCATCATCGCCTTTGCCGCGGTGGTCTTTTTCCAGGTCATCAATCTGCCAGTCGAATTCGACGCCAGCGCCCGAGCCAAGCGGCAGTTGGTCGCCCAGGGCATCATTTCGGATTACGAGTCGCAGTATGTCAGCAAGGTCCTCAACGCGGCCGCGCTGACTTATGTGGCAGCGACCCTGCAAGCGATCGCCACGCTGGCGTACCTGATCTTCCGAGCTTCGGACCGGCGTTAA
- a CDS encoding S1C family serine protease, whose protein sequence is MIVRRLGPLQMVALASLLSATLGLPAYAQPPVFGQVPAADQSAAPAQSEAARRQQAERERLYEELAGEVAAIERMGNLVKRVARLVRPNVVHIEAHKTEQTRGRQESFEEAGSGVIVSVDQRLWVLTNRHVINGAGPAQIALRLSDGREIRPMQIISDPNTDIAVIQVRDDNLSPARLGDSSRAEIGDFVLAIGSPFGLSHSVTFGILSAKGRRDLSLGDEKIELQDFFQTDAAINPGNSGGPLLNLRGEVVALNTAIASSSGGSEGIGFAIPINMAMHVAKQLVRHGRLQRAYLGVTLDPDYSAADALRDGIGAPGGALVKAIRPGSPAEAAKIRRGDVIVNFNGLPVDNDDHLVAQVGLTPVGTEVPVVIFREGHQYQTKVTVTQLPQP, encoded by the coding sequence ATGATCGTTCGTCGCCTAGGCCCACTGCAAATGGTGGCCCTCGCAAGCCTCTTGTCCGCGACGCTAGGTCTGCCCGCCTACGCACAACCGCCGGTCTTCGGACAGGTACCGGCTGCGGATCAAAGCGCCGCACCGGCTCAATCCGAGGCCGCTCGGCGACAACAGGCTGAACGGGAACGCTTGTATGAAGAGCTGGCCGGCGAAGTGGCGGCGATCGAGCGGATGGGGAATCTGGTCAAACGCGTGGCGCGACTGGTTCGGCCCAACGTGGTCCACATCGAAGCCCACAAGACCGAACAGACGCGGGGCCGTCAGGAGTCTTTCGAGGAAGCGGGTTCGGGCGTCATCGTTTCCGTCGACCAGCGACTGTGGGTGCTAACCAACCGCCACGTCATCAACGGCGCCGGTCCGGCTCAGATCGCGCTGCGGTTGAGCGATGGGCGTGAGATCCGTCCGATGCAAATCATTTCCGACCCCAACACAGACATCGCGGTGATCCAAGTCCGCGACGATAACCTGTCCCCAGCCCGCTTGGGCGACAGCAGTCGCGCCGAAATCGGGGACTTTGTGCTGGCCATCGGCAGCCCCTTTGGGCTCAGCCATTCCGTCACCTTCGGGATCCTCAGCGCCAAAGGCCGCCGCGACCTGTCGCTGGGTGATGAAAAGATCGAGCTGCAGGACTTCTTCCAGACCGACGCCGCCATCAACCCTGGCAACAGTGGAGGCCCGCTGCTGAATCTGCGGGGGGAAGTCGTGGCCCTGAACACAGCCATCGCCAGCAGCAGCGGTGGCAGCGAAGGCATCGGTTTTGCCATCCCGATCAACATGGCCATGCACGTCGCCAAGCAACTGGTCCGTCATGGTCGCCTGCAACGGGCGTACCTGGGCGTCACGTTGGACCCCGACTATTCGGCCGCTGACGCACTCCGCGACGGTATCGGGGCGCCCGGCGGGGCGCTGGTCAAAGCCATCCGCCCAGGGTCGCCGGCCGAAGCCGCCAAGATTCGTCGCGGCGATGTGATCGTGAACTTTAATGGCCTGCCCGTGGACAACGACGACCACCTGGTGGCTCAGGTCGGCTTGACGCCGGTAGGAACCGAAGTCCCCGTGGTCATCTTCCGCGAAGGCCACCAGTACCAAACCAAAGTCACCGTCACGCAACTGCCCCAGCCGTAG
- a CDS encoding MBL fold metallo-hydrolase translates to MVENIPLRTHVAHGLTIEGYSRAAVQSCWRIAELKLGFDLGVQPWDFMGTSTWFVSHTHLDHIAALPVYVSRRRMMKMDPPTIYMPEANVDGCRQLLRTFGRLDRGSMPCEIIGVKAGDEIELSRELVVNVLRTYHTVPSVGYVVHERRKKLKPEYRDLEGPQIRDLRLQGVEVSAETRIPILGYTGDTSPPGLDKNPVFYDVRTLITEMTFLAPDHRKEKIHKHGHMHLDDFISRRDKFKNELIIAAHQSTRYTDRQAMHFMRQACPDMFDDRLMLWM, encoded by the coding sequence ATGGTAGAGAATATTCCGCTGCGAACCCATGTCGCCCACGGGTTGACGATCGAGGGGTATTCGCGAGCAGCGGTGCAAAGTTGTTGGCGGATTGCCGAGTTGAAGTTGGGTTTTGACCTGGGCGTCCAGCCCTGGGATTTCATGGGCACCTCCACTTGGTTTGTGTCCCACACCCACCTGGATCATATCGCCGCCCTGCCGGTGTACGTGTCGCGACGGCGGATGATGAAAATGGATCCGCCCACGATCTACATGCCCGAAGCGAACGTCGATGGCTGCCGACAACTGCTGCGGACATTCGGTCGCCTGGACCGCGGTTCGATGCCCTGTGAAATCATCGGCGTCAAAGCCGGCGATGAGATCGAGCTGAGCCGCGAGCTGGTGGTGAACGTATTGCGGACCTACCACACCGTGCCCTCGGTGGGCTACGTGGTTCACGAGCGACGCAAGAAGCTGAAACCGGAATACCGGGATCTGGAAGGTCCGCAGATTCGCGACTTGCGGCTGCAGGGCGTCGAGGTTTCGGCGGAAACCCGCATCCCCATCCTGGGCTACACCGGCGACACGTCTCCGCCAGGGTTGGATAAGAATCCGGTGTTCTACGACGTCCGCACGTTGATTACTGAAATGACGTTTTTGGCGCCCGATCATCGCAAGGAAAAAATCCACAAGCACGGACACATGCACCTGGACGACTTTATCAGCCGCCGCGACAAGTTCAAAAACGAACTGATCATCGCCGCGCACCAGAGCACCCGCTACACCGACCGGCAAGCGATGCACTTCATGCGGCAGGCGTGTCCGGACATGTTCGACGATCGGCTGATGTTATGGATGTAA
- the hemW gene encoding radical SAM family heme chaperone HemW, which yields MDVTVASTTCWEPPTAAYVHVPFCRHRCGYCNFSVVAGRDDLAEAFLRSLQWELSQLGEARDIETLFIGGGTPTHLPPEWLERMLTLVGQWLRLPQDGEFSVEANPRDIDRERLDVLRAHGVNRISLGVQSFDQRKLQVLQRDHDEAVARDAVTLAAEAIGNVSIDLIFAAPEETPIGWQQDLDIACGLPITHLSTYALTYEKGTQFWTRRFKSDLRSADEATELEMYHRARRTAAAAGLPQYEISSFASRPNRCKHNIHYWLGRGWYGFGPGAAGFVDGRRRTNHRSPTTYIRRSLAGRSPVQEEDAITRQQWAFERAAFGVRMMDGVDLAAIARDTGVAIATVRKQEIEDCRRWGLVELRQDRLILTEKGIAMADTVSAALL from the coding sequence ATGGATGTAACCGTGGCGTCGACGACCTGTTGGGAACCGCCCACAGCGGCATACGTGCATGTTCCCTTTTGTCGTCATCGCTGTGGTTACTGTAATTTTTCGGTGGTCGCCGGCCGGGATGATTTGGCCGAAGCGTTCCTGCGGTCGCTGCAGTGGGAACTGAGCCAACTGGGTGAAGCCCGCGATATCGAAACCCTGTTCATCGGCGGCGGCACGCCCACTCACCTGCCGCCGGAGTGGCTCGAGCGGATGTTAACGCTGGTCGGGCAGTGGCTGCGACTGCCCCAGGACGGTGAGTTTTCGGTGGAAGCCAATCCGCGGGACATCGACCGCGAGCGACTGGACGTGTTGCGGGCCCACGGCGTCAATCGCATCAGTCTGGGCGTGCAGTCCTTCGATCAACGCAAACTGCAGGTCCTGCAACGCGATCATGATGAAGCCGTGGCGCGCGACGCGGTCACGCTGGCGGCCGAAGCGATCGGCAACGTGTCGATCGATTTGATTTTCGCCGCACCGGAAGAAACGCCCATAGGCTGGCAACAGGATTTGGATATCGCCTGCGGGTTGCCGATCACACACCTTTCGACCTACGCCCTGACGTACGAAAAGGGCACCCAGTTTTGGACCCGGCGATTCAAGTCCGATCTGCGGTCGGCCGACGAAGCGACCGAACTGGAGATGTATCATCGAGCGCGTCGCACGGCCGCGGCGGCGGGCCTACCGCAGTACGAAATCTCTAGCTTCGCCAGTCGTCCCAATCGTTGTAAGCATAATATTCACTACTGGCTGGGACGCGGTTGGTACGGATTTGGTCCCGGCGCCGCGGGGTTCGTCGATGGGCGGCGGAGGACCAATCATCGCAGTCCGACCACCTACATCCGCCGCAGCCTGGCCGGCCGCTCGCCCGTGCAAGAAGAAGACGCGATCACGCGGCAACAATGGGCTTTTGAGCGTGCGGCGTTTGGTGTGCGGATGATGGACGGCGTTGATTTAGCGGCCATCGCTCGCGATACCGGCGTGGCCATCGCCACCGTCCGCAAGCAAGAAATCGAGGATTGCCGGCGTTGGGGGCTGGTCGAACTGCGGCAGGACCGGCTGATATTGACCGAAAAAGGCATCGCCATGGCTGACACGGTTTCGGCTGCGTTACTGTAG